From Pelmatolapia mariae isolate MD_Pm_ZW linkage group LG22, Pm_UMD_F_2, whole genome shotgun sequence, a single genomic window includes:
- the satb1a gene encoding DNA-binding protein SATB1a, protein MDPLCNGIKKAEGCDLAVDPRPPPAKLARVEQHEGGPSTQERSRQGSPVAKNPCMAQKPTTARSQGKSWHSRGSLLPVFCVVEHTESPLEGERREEHAEFVLVKRDLLFNQLIEMALLTLGYSHSSAAQAKGLIQVGRWNPVPLSYVTDAPDATVADMLQDVHHVITLKIQLHSCPKLEDLPAEQWSHSTVRNALKELLKDMNQSSLAKECPLSQSMISSIVNSTYYANVSAAKCHEFGRWYKHFKKSKCFKDIDNFSDQSSHMTLSQPATGTPADQSSTLLFPRGAVANISNCPPLSLRPPGLVTQPLSSQMVNQQLVMAQFLNQQYAVSRMLAGQGLASSPQQYLNHPPVGRAPAKVFSKAPDPQALQQVQCGPGGSSSAGLQNQTSAASSVGPSEVPIDIYQNVREELKRAGISQAIFARVAFNRTQGLLSEILRKEEDPKHASQSLLVNLRAMHSFLQLPEAERERIYQEEKERSLTGFTPSCNNTPPRSSQSRLSPVTADRGLRTDSCVLNVSASIYEEIQHEMKRAKVSQALFAKVAASKSQGWLCELLRWKEEPSPENRTLWENLCMIRRFLSLSQNERDAIYEQESSNMTAQQHCIDRFTLLSNDNTLYQRSSLMPQQHHLQPHQPLQPEAGPHLSPTQPCAASPAESDAGGAWQHLRVRLQGRGSSNGERGDSKEWVEGGRENRDSLGGDWGCAGTVRDRGAENSEQVWDGNIGKEGIDDITGDGKKGKVKEKLSVKWPNMKNEEQCRAGVCSETDNEVESYKEVQCQGLNVSRDALGILQSFIKDVGLNPDEEAVHTLSAQLGLPKHTIRNFFNSQDQGQSQDYSPKHSRDHKHCCTDPNILQANVTAQELEGGKTETEQKEENSTGRNETSEMTVLKESDVGTQTIPPMKEEQESYI, encoded by the exons ATGGATCCCTTGTGTAATGGAATCAAGAAAGCTGAGGGCTGTGATCTTGCTGTAGACCCTCGCCCTCCTCCTGCTAAGCTGGCTCGAGTGGAGCAACACGAGGGGGGACCCTCGACCCAGGAGAGGAGCAGACAGGGTAGTCCTGTGGCCAAAAACCCCTGCATGGCACAGAAACCCACCACAGCGAGGTCACAGGGAAAGAGCTGGCACAGCAGAG GGAGCCTGCTGCCGGTGTTCTGTGTGGTGGAGCACACGGAAAGCCCTTtggaaggagagaggagagaagagcATGCTGAGTTTGTGTTGGTTAAGAGAGATCTGCTGTTTAACCAGCTGATAGAGATGGCCCTGCTGACACTGGGATATTCACACAGCTCTGCAGCACAGGCAAAAG gtctGATCCAGGTGGGTAGGTGGAACCCGGTGCCTCTGTCCTACGTAACTGACGCTCCAGATGCAACAGTGGCAGACATGCTGCAGGATGTTCACCACGTTATCACACTTAAAATCCAGCTGCACAG CTGTCCTAAATTGGAGGACTTGCCAGCCGAGCAGTGGAGTCACTCGACGGTGAGAAATGCTCTGAAAGAGCTCCTCAAGGACATGAACCAGAGCTCACTGGCCAAGGAGTGCCCACTGTCCCAG AGTATGATATCGTCTATTGTAAATAGCACTTACTATGCAAATGTCTCAGCTGCCAAGTGTCATGAGTTTGGCCGATGGTACAAGCACTTCAAGAAGTCCAAATGCTTCAAGG ACATTGACAACTTTTCTGACCAGTCCTCACATATGACCCTCAGCCAGCCAGCCACTGGTACCCCAGCTGACCAGAGCTCAACTCTCCTTTTCCCTCGTGGAGCAGTTGCCAACATATCCAACTGCCCACCCCTCAGTCTGCGCCCTCCTGGGCTGGTAACCCAGCCTCTGAGCTCCCAAATGGTCAACCAGCAGCTGGTGATGGCCCAGTTTCTAAACCAGCAGTATGCTGTTAGTCGCATGCTTGCTGGCCAGGGTTTGGCATCGTCACCACAGCAGTATCTGAACCATCCCCCTGTAGGGAGGGCTCCTGCCAAGGTCTTCTCTAAAGCTCCTGATCCCCAAGCCCTGCAGCAAGTGCAGTGCGGCCCGGGTGGAAGCTCTTCTGCCGGACTGCAAAACCAGACCTCAGCTGCGTCTTCCGTTGGACCATCAGAGGTGCCGATTGACATCTACCAGAACGTGAGGGAGGAGCTCAAGAGAGCAGGCATCTCCCAAGCCATCTTTGCTCGGGTGGCATTTAACAGGACCCAG GGCCTACTCTCTGAGATCCTGCGAAAGGAGGAGGACCCGAAACACGCCTCCCAGTCTCTGCTGGTCAACCTACGGGCAATGCACAGCTTCCTGCAGCTCCCAGAGGCTGAGAGGGAGCGCATATACcaagaggagaaggagagaagtCTGACTGGATTCACACCCAGCTGCAACAACACGCCACCGAGGTCCTCACAG TCAAGACTGTCCCCAGTTACAGCAGACAGAGGACTGCGGACAGACAGCTGCGTTCTCAATGTCAGTGCCTCTATCTATGAGGAGATCCAGCATGAGATGAAGAGAGCCAAAGTGTCTCAGGCGCTGTTTGCGAAGGTTGCCGCCTCCAAGAGCCAG GGATGGTTGTGTGAGCTGCTGCGTTGGAAGGAGGAACCCAGTCCAGAGAACCGGACGCTGTGGGAGAATCTATGCATGATCCGCCGGTTCCTCAGCCTGTCCCAGAATGAACGAGATGCCATCTACGAACAGGAGAGCAGCAACATGACTGCACAACAGCACTGCATTGACAGGTTCACCCTGCTCAGCAATGACAATACATTG TACCAACGCAGCTCTTTGATGCCACAGCAACACCATCTACAACCCCATCAACCCCTTCAGCCCGAGGCAGGACCTCACCTTTCCCCGACACAACCCTGCGCTGCATCGCCAGCCGAGTCTGATGCTGGCGGTGCCTGGCAGCACTTGAGAGTACGTTTGCAGGGCAGAGGCAGCAGCAATGGTGAGAGAGGGGACAGTAAAGAATGGGTTGAGGGTGGAAGAGAAAACAGGGACAGTTTGGGTGGGGACTGGGGTTGTGCTGGAACCGTGAGGGACAGAGGTGCAGAAAACAGCGAACAGGTATGGGATGGAAATATAGGGAAGGAAGGCATAGATGACATCACGGGAGATGGCAAAAAAGGGAAGGTTAAGGAGAAGCTGTCTGTGAAGTGGCCCAACATGAAGAATGAGGAACAGTGTAGGGCTGGGGTTTGTTCAGAGACAGATAATGAGGTAGAAAGTTACAAGGAGGTCCAATGTCAGGGGTTAAATGTGTCCAGAGATGCCCTCGGTATCCTGCAAAGTTTCATCAAGGACGTGGGCCTCAACCCAGACGAGGAAGCGGTCCACACCTTGTCTGCCCAGCTGGGCTTACCTAAACATACAATTCGCAACTTCTTCAATAGCCAGGACCAAGGACAAAGCCAAGATTACAGCCCAAAACACAGTCGCGACCACAAGCATTGCTGCACAGACCCAAACATCTTGCAGGCTAATGTGACTGCACAGGAACTGGAAggtggaaaaactgaaacagaacaaaaggaggAGAACTCAACAGGAAGAAATGAAACAAGTGAGATGACTGTATTAAAAGAATCGGATGTTGGCACTCAAACTATTCCCCCTATGAAGGAAGAGCAGGAGAGCTACATTTAA